The DNA region TCGGCGCCGACCCGGCGATCCTGCTCCACGACCTCCTCGGCACCGGCTGGGTGGCCTGGTTCCTCTCCTACATCTACATGTGGTTCCTGCCGCTGGTGCCGTTCGCGGTCGCCGCGTGGCTGGTCTGGTCGCGCAACCTGGCCTACGGCTACTGGTTCGTCGCCTCGCAGTGCATCGCCTGGATCCTCGGCACGGTCTCCTACTACTGCCTGCCGACGGTGGGCCCGGGCCTGCAGTACCCCTATCTCTACGCCGACCTGCCGGACACGCCCGCGAGCAGTCTGATGGAGTCGCTGGTCTTCACCCGGCAGCATGTCCTCTTCGACGTCGACGCCAACGTCGTGCAGTCGGTCGGTGGCTTCGCCTCGCTGCACTGCGGCATCACCCTGCTGGTGGCGCTGATGATCCACGCCACGATCAACAACAAGATCGCCCGCTGGGCCGGCTGGATCAACTTCGGCATCACCGTCGTCGCGACCGTCTACTTCGGCTGGCACTACCTCGCCGACGACGTCGCGGGCTGCATGATCGCGCTCGTCGCCTACTACTTCGGTGGCCTTGCGGCCAACCAGAAGTTCCGGCGCAAGGGCGTACGCCGCCTCGTCGCCGAGTCCGAGGCGATCGCCGGGGCCGAGGCGAAGGTCGCACACGAGCTGACCTGATCCGGGCATGATCGGGGCTTAGTCTGGTGGCGTGACCGCCATCGATGCAGCCTCACTGACCGCACTTCTCGACGGGCGATACGCGGGAGTCCGGGAGGACGTACGCAAGTCCCTGATCGAGCGCGCCGACTTTCTCGGCGAGGTTGAGGAGCTGCCGCGGACGGAGTACCGCGAGCGGGTCCGGGAGGTGCTCCTCGACGTCTCCGCGACCGGTCTGACCGGGCTGGGGTTCCCGAAGGAGTACGGCGGCGGCGGTGACGTCGGCGCCTCCATCGCCGCCTTCGAGGAGATGGCCGGTGGGGACCTGTCGCTGCTCGTGAAGTCGGGCGTGCAGTTCGGCCTCTTCGGCGGCGCGATCCTGCAGCTCGGGACCGCCCGTCACCACGACCGCTATCTCGCCGACATCGTCTCCGGGCGCCTGCTCGGCTGCTTCGCGATGACCGAGCACGGACACGGCTCCAACGTGGCCGCCGTCGCGACCGTGGCCACCTACGACCCGGCCACCCAGGAGTTCGTCATCGAGACGACCCGGGAGGATGCGTACAAGGACTACATCGGCAACGCCGCCGCCCACGGCGAGCTCGCGGTCGTCTTCGCGCAGCTGGTCGTCGGCGGCGAGGAGCG from Nocardioides luteus includes:
- a CDS encoding phosphatase PAP2 family protein is translated as MYRRAQIFLVSSALIFGLIAVVTAQIVDKRMLDPEGFLGPSWLRLPLLVGAALLVDLVPRTLWLAKFKWKDMGPIFKERVRTHWTRERLTLVAMGIVCFYLVYVCYRNLKSFLPFVVPETYEFDHELHLIDKAVLFGADPAILLHDLLGTGWVAWFLSYIYMWFLPLVPFAVAAWLVWSRNLAYGYWFVASQCIAWILGTVSYYCLPTVGPGLQYPYLYADLPDTPASSLMESLVFTRQHVLFDVDANVVQSVGGFASLHCGITLLVALMIHATINNKIARWAGWINFGITVVATVYFGWHYLADDVAGCMIALVAYYFGGLAANQKFRRKGVRRLVAESEAIAGAEAKVAHELT